From the genome of Bradyrhizobium elkanii USDA 76, one region includes:
- a CDS encoding GumC family protein produces the protein MRFAFWRRGKDKAVVQRALPKSAPVADEAVVKAAAPKLASDKPAPDKPARPAEAADLDLHVLGRALARKRGWIIVPSVLVFALSLAAVNVVTPRYKSEARILIDNRENAFLRPNGERDLERTSLDAEAVTSQVQLLLSRDLARDIIKKNKLAERPEFDPVLRGFSPLKSLLALFGIGRDPFSLTPEERVLDSYYERFQAFAVDKSRVMVIEFQSEDPELAARVANSIADGYLVLQQAARQDQAKSASTWLLGEIDKLRTKVADADSRVEEFRSKSSLFVGTNNIPLSNQQMGELNTQLNNARALKADAETKARLIREMLQGGKPIEASEVLNSELIRRLAEQRGTLRAQLAEQSSTLLDNHPRIKELKAQIADLDRQLREEAGKVSRSLDNDARVADGRVMALQASLDQSKKQASSSNSQDVQLRGLEREAKAQRDLLEAYLAKYREATARENIEAAPTDGRIISRASVSNTPAYPKKLPIVLIATLATLLLSSGIIITGELLRISAPGAVGRAFAPAAAVIRRREPVMDAATADQTAPALPPEPALASPVVSKPAVEPELPLEPAAAHEPEPQPASAEAADEIDELAERLVAAGPAAHKVTVLGPAAAESVTLTALTLARLMARQAKVVVVDLVASSPVLTSATVDPAAPGLAELMQGEATFAQIITKDRQSRVQIVSAGRPGFDRSHLQSPRLALAIDALLRVYDHVLLDAGSAVDLPAELLTAKAQAVVVPDAAMAQDARHSMIEQLTAVGFAEVTMLSKPCAASEAAVRGPRVVAA, from the coding sequence ATGCGTTTTGCATTCTGGCGTAGAGGCAAGGATAAGGCCGTCGTGCAACGGGCGTTGCCGAAGTCTGCGCCCGTCGCCGACGAAGCTGTCGTGAAGGCGGCTGCGCCCAAGCTTGCTTCTGACAAGCCTGCGCCTGACAAGCCGGCGCGTCCGGCGGAGGCGGCCGATCTCGACCTGCACGTGCTCGGCCGCGCGCTGGCGCGCAAGCGCGGCTGGATCATCGTGCCGTCGGTGCTGGTGTTCGCGCTGTCGCTTGCCGCGGTCAACGTCGTGACGCCGCGCTACAAGTCGGAAGCGCGAATCCTGATCGACAATCGCGAGAACGCCTTCCTGCGTCCGAACGGCGAGCGCGACCTGGAGCGGACCTCGCTCGACGCCGAGGCGGTGACGAGCCAGGTGCAGCTGTTGCTGTCGCGCGATCTCGCGCGCGACATCATCAAGAAGAACAAGCTGGCCGAGCGTCCGGAGTTCGATCCGGTGCTGCGGGGCTTTTCGCCGCTGAAGTCACTGCTGGCGCTGTTCGGCATCGGCCGTGACCCGTTCAGCCTGACGCCGGAAGAGCGGGTGCTTGATTCATATTACGAGCGCTTCCAGGCTTTTGCGGTCGACAAGTCGCGCGTCATGGTGATCGAATTCCAGTCCGAGGATCCCGAGCTCGCGGCGCGCGTCGCCAATTCGATCGCGGACGGCTATCTCGTGCTGCAGCAGGCCGCGCGGCAGGACCAGGCCAAATCCGCCAGCACCTGGCTGCTCGGCGAGATCGACAAGCTGCGCACCAAGGTCGCGGATGCGGATTCGCGCGTCGAGGAATTCCGCTCGAAGTCGAGCCTGTTCGTCGGCACCAACAACATCCCGCTGTCGAACCAGCAGATGGGTGAGCTGAACACGCAGCTCAACAATGCCCGCGCGCTGAAGGCGGATGCCGAGACCAAGGCGCGGCTGATCCGCGAGATGCTTCAGGGCGGCAAGCCGATCGAGGCGTCGGAGGTGCTCAACTCCGAGCTGATCCGCCGGCTCGCCGAACAGCGCGGCACGCTGCGCGCGCAGCTCGCCGAGCAGTCCTCGACGCTGCTCGACAACCATCCGCGCATCAAGGAATTGAAGGCGCAGATCGCCGATCTCGACCGGCAATTGCGTGAGGAAGCCGGCAAGGTTTCGCGCTCGCTGGACAATGACGCCCGCGTCGCCGATGGCCGTGTCATGGCGCTGCAGGCGAGCCTGGACCAGTCGAAGAAGCAGGCGTCGTCGAGCAATAGCCAGGACGTGCAGCTGCGCGGGCTGGAGCGTGAAGCCAAGGCGCAGCGCGACCTGCTGGAGGCCTATCTCGCCAAGTATCGCGAAGCGACGGCGCGCGAGAACATCGAGGCCGCGCCGACCGACGGCCGCATCATCTCGCGCGCCTCGGTTTCGAATACGCCGGCTTATCCGAAGAAGCTGCCGATCGTGCTGATCGCGACGCTGGCGACGCTGCTGCTGTCGTCCGGCATCATCATCACGGGTGAGCTGCTGCGCATCTCCGCGCCCGGTGCGGTTGGCCGCGCCTTCGCGCCGGCGGCCGCCGTGATCAGGCGCCGCGAGCCCGTCATGGATGCCGCAACGGCGGACCAGACCGCGCCGGCGCTGCCGCCTGAACCGGCGCTCGCGTCGCCGGTCGTGTCGAAGCCGGCGGTGGAGCCCGAATTGCCGCTGGAGCCTGCGGCTGCCCATGAACCTGAGCCGCAGCCTGCGTCCGCCGAGGCCGCCGACGAGATCGATGAGCTCGCCGAGCGCCTCGTCGCTGCCGGTCCCGCCGCCCACAAGGTCACCGTGCTCGGCCCGGCCGCGGCTGAGAGCGTTACGCTGACCGCCCTGACGCTGGCGCGTCTGATGGCGCGCCAGGCCAAGGTCGTCGTCGTCGATCTCGTCGCGTCCTCGCCGGTGCTGACGTCGGCGACCGTCGATCCCGCGGCGCCCGGCCTTGCCGAATTGATGCAGGGCGAGGCGACCTTCGCGCAGATCATCACCAAGGATCGGCAGTCGCGTGTTCAGATCGTCAGCGCCGGGCGTCCGGGCTTCGATCGCTCGCATCTGCAGTCGCCGCGGCTCGCACTTGCGATCGACGCGCTGCTCAGGGTCTACGATCACGTGCTGCTCGACGCCGGTTCGGCCGTCGACCTGCCGGCCGAACTGCTGACCGCGAAGGCGCAGGCGGTCGTGGTGCCGGACGCCGCCATGGCGCAGGACGCTCGCCACTCGATGATCGAGCAACTCACGGCGGTCGGCTTCGCCGAAGTGACGATGCTGAGCAAGCCCTGCGCGGCGTCGGAAGCGGCCGTGAGGGGCCCGCGGGTGGTGGCCGCCTGA
- a CDS encoding tripartite tricarboxylate transporter substrate-binding protein, translating into MLTRRDVLTASAAGAALAAAGLVRPVAAQPRLKTAHILTGYTPGLPDAVARLVAGQMKDYADSIVVETRPGASGRIAIETVKNAEADGSVMLLAPLGFIALFPHTYKSLAYAPQDFTPVSTVGSFATLLAVGPKVPNDVRSLADFVAWCRANPTQATYGTPGVGTTLHFIGAMLGRTAGFDYLHVPYQGRGAVQDLLKGEIASAVMPIDSLLGQVQSGQLRALATTGPSRLKSLPDVPTVAEAGYPALQDVTWFGIFLPAKTPPAIVAQLNSAIQASLRTEEVKSGMAKLSIDVDAIAMNDFARLLATESDRWKGIVRATGFTPTG; encoded by the coding sequence ATGTTGACCCGTCGCGACGTCCTGACCGCGTCAGCGGCCGGTGCCGCGCTCGCCGCCGCGGGCCTGGTCCGGCCAGTCGCCGCGCAGCCCCGCCTGAAGACCGCCCATATCCTGACCGGCTACACGCCCGGATTGCCGGACGCCGTCGCAAGGCTCGTTGCCGGGCAGATGAAGGATTATGCCGACTCCATCGTCGTTGAGACGCGGCCCGGCGCCAGCGGCCGGATTGCGATCGAGACCGTGAAGAACGCCGAGGCCGATGGATCGGTCATGCTGCTCGCGCCGCTCGGGTTCATCGCGCTGTTTCCGCACACCTACAAATCGCTCGCATACGCACCGCAGGACTTCACGCCGGTCTCGACCGTCGGCTCATTCGCGACGCTGCTGGCGGTCGGCCCGAAAGTCCCGAACGACGTCAGGAGCCTCGCCGACTTCGTCGCCTGGTGCCGCGCCAACCCGACGCAGGCGACCTACGGCACGCCGGGCGTCGGCACCACGCTGCATTTCATCGGTGCGATGCTCGGCCGGACCGCGGGCTTCGACTATCTCCACGTGCCCTATCAAGGCAGAGGGGCGGTTCAGGATCTCCTGAAAGGCGAGATCGCATCGGCGGTGATGCCGATCGACAGCCTGCTGGGCCAGGTCCAGTCCGGACAGCTTCGCGCTCTGGCGACGACCGGTCCCAGCCGTCTCAAATCTCTCCCCGATGTGCCGACGGTGGCGGAAGCCGGTTACCCCGCGCTTCAGGACGTGACCTGGTTCGGCATCTTCCTGCCGGCGAAGACGCCTCCGGCAATCGTCGCGCAACTCAACAGCGCGATCCAGGCGTCACTGCGCACCGAGGAGGTCAAGTCCGGCATGGCCAAACTGTCGATCGACGTCGACGCAATCGCGATGAATGACTTTGCCCGACTGCTCGCCACCGAATCCGATCGCTGGAAAGGGATCGTGCGCGCGACCGGATTTACCCCGACCGGCTGA
- a CDS encoding LysR family transcriptional regulator: MQDIERARRRIKLRDLHILLVIAQRGSMAKAAAELAVSQPAISRAVSDMEHALGLRLFDRCRNGIELTAYGHALVRRGVSIFDELTQGLQELEFLADPSVGELRIGSTESIAAGLLPAAIDRFTRRHPGIRINVAQTVLSDLRYRELRERNIDLLLGWTPTPFDETDLAVEPLLDDRRVVVAGRRSKWARASRLELADLADERWVLPPPDTFPGSAVAEMFREAGMQMPSAPVTTLSLHLCCRLAATGRFITVLPGSVARFAGGDLGLKVLPVQLPRAAAVSAAIVTLKGRTLGPTAEIFIACIREVAKAAASKAAAGK; this comes from the coding sequence ATGCAGGACATCGAGCGTGCCCGACGCCGGATCAAGCTGCGCGACCTGCACATCCTGCTCGTCATCGCGCAGCGCGGCAGCATGGCGAAGGCTGCCGCGGAGCTCGCAGTGTCGCAGCCGGCGATATCGCGGGCGGTCAGCGACATGGAGCACGCGCTCGGACTTCGGCTGTTCGATCGTTGCCGTAACGGCATCGAACTGACGGCCTATGGCCATGCTCTGGTGCGACGCGGGGTCTCGATCTTCGACGAGCTTACCCAGGGCTTGCAGGAGCTCGAGTTTCTGGCAGATCCCAGCGTCGGGGAGTTGCGCATCGGCAGTACGGAGAGCATCGCAGCGGGCTTGCTTCCGGCGGCGATCGACCGCTTCACGCGGCGGCACCCCGGCATCCGCATCAATGTCGCGCAGACCGTTCTCAGCGATCTGCGTTACCGCGAACTGCGCGAGCGCAACATCGATCTGTTGCTTGGATGGACGCCGACGCCGTTTGACGAGACGGACCTGGCAGTCGAGCCCTTGCTCGATGATCGGCGCGTCGTGGTCGCGGGAAGGCGAAGCAAATGGGCGCGTGCATCCAGGCTCGAATTGGCCGACCTCGCAGACGAGCGCTGGGTGTTGCCTCCGCCGGACACCTTTCCCGGTTCCGCGGTGGCGGAGATGTTTCGCGAAGCCGGAATGCAGATGCCAAGCGCGCCGGTCACGACGCTGTCGCTTCATTTGTGCTGCCGGCTCGCCGCGACCGGCCGCTTCATCACCGTGCTGCCGGGCTCGGTCGCGCGGTTTGCCGGCGGCGATCTCGGCCTGAAGGTGCTTCCGGTTCAGCTTCCGCGAGCGGCCGCCGTCTCGGCCGCGATCGTCACGTTGAAAGGCCGCACGTTGGGCCCGACCGCTGAGATCTTCATCGCCTGTATCCGCGAGGTCGCCAAGGCGGCCGCGAGCAAAGCGGCCGCCGGCAAGTGA
- a CDS encoding MFS transporter, with amino-acid sequence MGTMSDDVEKRAIGKMMRRLIPFLILCYFVAYLDRVNVGFAKLHMNAALGLSEAAYGLGAGLFFIGYFFFEVPSNILLERFGARRWIARIMISWGIVSAAFAFIPQMSAASGLSSEWIFYFLRLLLGACEAGFFPGIIFYLTLWFPSVYRARVISLFMLAIPISSIIGAPISGLLLNLSGAGLTGWQWLFVCEALPSVLVGFAVLTFLPDFPRQASWLQLDEVKWIQTTLERERQQTEAVEHISVLQSLTDSRVLACAFVYFCLNAASYGVAFFLPTIIKAFGVTDTQTGLIAALPFVFGAVGMVLLGRHSDKTGERRYHVAGALTLAAVGIGLAGLVSNPILIVALLCLAQIGVSAVPPMFWPMPAGILTGASAAAGIAAINSLGNLSGFAGPFAVGYLKDLTGSFTAGLLLLAVMGLIGALVTIRLRIDPVLERTARQPMMAH; translated from the coding sequence ATGGGAACGATGAGCGACGATGTCGAGAAGCGCGCGATCGGAAAGATGATGCGGCGGCTGATTCCGTTCCTCATCCTGTGTTACTTCGTGGCCTATCTCGATCGCGTCAATGTCGGCTTCGCCAAGCTGCACATGAACGCGGCGCTCGGCCTCAGCGAGGCCGCCTACGGGCTCGGCGCCGGTCTGTTCTTCATCGGCTACTTCTTCTTCGAGGTGCCCTCCAACATCCTTCTGGAACGGTTCGGTGCACGGCGCTGGATCGCCCGCATCATGATCAGCTGGGGCATCGTCTCGGCCGCATTTGCCTTCATCCCGCAGATGTCTGCGGCGAGCGGCCTGTCGAGCGAGTGGATCTTCTACTTCCTGCGCCTCCTGCTTGGCGCCTGCGAAGCCGGCTTCTTCCCCGGCATCATCTTCTATCTGACGCTCTGGTTCCCGTCGGTGTACCGCGCGCGCGTCATCAGCCTGTTCATGCTCGCGATCCCGATCTCGAGCATCATCGGGGCGCCCATTTCGGGATTGCTGCTCAACCTGTCGGGCGCCGGCCTGACCGGATGGCAGTGGCTGTTCGTTTGCGAGGCACTGCCATCGGTCCTGGTCGGCTTCGCTGTCCTGACCTTCCTTCCCGACTTTCCGCGCCAGGCCAGCTGGCTGCAGCTCGACGAGGTCAAGTGGATCCAGACCACCCTTGAGCGCGAGCGGCAGCAAACCGAGGCCGTGGAGCATATTTCCGTTCTGCAGTCGCTCACCGACTCGCGGGTCCTTGCCTGCGCCTTCGTGTATTTCTGCCTCAACGCGGCAAGCTACGGCGTCGCCTTCTTCCTGCCCACCATCATCAAGGCGTTTGGCGTCACCGACACCCAGACCGGCTTGATCGCGGCCCTGCCCTTCGTGTTCGGCGCGGTCGGCATGGTGCTGCTCGGCCGCCATTCCGACAAGACCGGCGAGCGGCGATACCATGTGGCCGGCGCGCTGACGCTCGCCGCCGTCGGCATCGGCCTCGCCGGGCTGGTGTCGAATCCGATACTGATCGTCGCTCTGCTCTGCCTTGCGCAAATCGGCGTGTCGGCAGTGCCGCCGATGTTCTGGCCGATGCCGGCCGGCATCCTGACCGGCGCCTCAGCGGCGGCAGGCATTGCCGCGATCAACTCGCTCGGCAACCTGTCGGGCTTTGCCGGCCCATTCGCCGTCGGCTATCTGAAGGACCTGACCGGCAGCTTTACGGCGGGGCTGCTGCTGCTCGCCGTGATGGGACTGATCGGCGCGCTGGTCACGATCAGGCTGCGGATCGATCCGGTGCTCGAGCGAACCGCGCGCCAGCCGATGATGGCGCACTAG